The DNA region TTCTTTGACCCGAAATACGGCAATTATCTCGTGACCATATTGATCAACAATGGGTTTAAGAAAAGGTCTGCTTGAAATAATTTCTTCTTTCAGCTTCATATCGTTTTCTGGTTCAGCGACTCCGCTGACACGGACCTGGACCATGTTCTGAGGATCCATATTGTAGAAACACAGTTCAACATTAGGGTTTGCCCGAAGTTGTTTGTAAACATCTCTCACAGCACCCGTGTGAAAGATTATGCCTTTCTCGTCAGCCCGATACATCCACATCCATCGAGCATGTGGCTTATTGTCAACGCATGTTGCCAGAGTGCAAGCCATATTTTCGTTGATGA from bacterium includes:
- a CDS encoding pyridoxamine 5'-phosphate oxidase family protein, with protein sequence MTQKEVLEFINENMACTLATCVDNKPHARWMWMYRADEKGIIFHTGAVRDVYKQLRANPNVELCFYNMDPQNMVQVRVSGVAEPENDMKLKEEIISSRPFLKPIVDQYGHEIIAVFRVKEMVATVWSMAKNLEPKEVIHIK